A region of the Mytilus galloprovincialis chromosome 1, xbMytGall1.hap1.1, whole genome shotgun sequence genome:
AGTGATCTTCATCTAAATCagaaaacaaaattattgtattaacAGTAACAATTGTAGGATTTAAATTAAAGCTGATTGTGAAAATATTCAATGTGAAAAAGTACAATcacacaaaatactgaactttgagcaaaattcaaaataaaaagtcCCTAATAAGTATTGAAGATAAAACACAGAAGTTATGGAACACTCATATAAATGATACAGTTCACTGAGAAGGGAGATAATTCATCATAATTCCCAAAGATaactttaaaacaataaattataacTTACCTTAGTAATAGCCATGCCATGACCTGGTTTCTCTTCCCATGTAGGTTTACCATCAACAGGCATAGTCAATGGGAATTTAAATGACCAAACAGATCCCCTGGCTGTACCTCCAAACAACATACGACCAGAATGTGACAGAGCAACTGTTGTTAACGAAATATCACCTACTGGTATGTTCCTCACAacctaaataaaaaacaattggaTTAAACACTAATGACAAGTACTTAGGGGTTTACTCTTAACTTTTCATCATTAAAGCAGAAATAAAAGTCTGTTTTAGGAATGATGTagcttacaaaattttaaattgttccACTACAGAACTGTACAAAGAAAGAAAATCTAacgacatatacatgtatgggtATTTTCTCTTGCCGTgtgataaaatttaaaatatagaaGGACATGACGTCagtactttttaaattttttttataaatactacCACCAGACAATAATTTAGAGATCAAgtatagaaatattttcaacatatataGCCTTGACTGATCATCTTACCTCAAAATCAGCCAGTTCTTTAATTCTCTTGTCTGTTCCAActgtatatattgttttgttgtcAGCTGTTACAGAAACCCCAGTATAACTACAGGCCTTCTCCACATTCTCACGGATTCTCTTTGATGTAAAGATGTTCCACTCATAAACAGCTCCCTCCATACCACATGAAACTAACTTGGTGTCATCATTACTGAATGTTATAGATCTGACCTTGCCATTATGACCTCTGAGGGTGGCAACATCTTCAAAGGTTGTAGTAGAGAAAATCTGGATGACATTGTTACTAACAGCAGCAAAAAGATGGCCGCCATTACTGAAGGTACACTGTAAAATATCATAGTATAAATTGAAGACTTATTTGGGATTACATGTGACAAATAAATACATTTCCTTCAAAAATAAAGTTCCCTTAATTTACCTCTTGAAGGATAAATCATGTCAACTATTAACcagacaaattttatttaaacagttatttATTCTGCTTTATGTCATAAAATTTATTAACAATTTATTtagcaaagaaaaacaaatattaaaccaaAATATTAATTCATTGTCAAATTCACTTTCTTTTAATGTTCACATGTCTACACAAAGTAATAATTTCCATGGATAACATTtttgtatatgttaaaaatatggtTGTATATATAACTGACCAAAtcatacaaataatatttttttatatttacctcCCTGCAGCCTCTGATGTTGAATTCTTTGAATGTCCTGATGTCATCTATTAACAGGTTCTGTAACCTCAGTTTGTCATTGAAACCAACAAGAATATAAAGACCAGAAGGATGGAGGGCTATACTAAACAACTCTTCAGGAAATTCTTTATACAGTTCTAAATTactgaaattaaaattaattaaatataaagtttataacaaatatcaaaagtataaatACAAGTAATTATATAACATTCCGCTAGAGCTTGAGGTTTTATGTTCTTGGGATGTATGAACTCATTGAACTGTTGAGATTGACAGACATGCTATGTATTAAaaagtggttatctccccttttcaaaattgtatgaaatagAAAGTAAGTAAATTAACTGCATCTAATGGATAACTTATAACTGTTAGAAAGTTATAAACTTAGTTAGAAGTTGTCTACTTATTTCTTTGTctcttatttttgttatatataaagtACAGGTATTTTGAGGTCTTCATGACAATGTtattaacaaatattaattagtaACTTAGTAGGTACATATACTATTATGGTAGTTTTAACATGAAACTAATTAATCATACCACTTTTCATAATTCCATATTCTAACAGATTTGTCTAAAGAACATGTAGCTATCAGTGGTTTACGGATACAAATATCAACGCCTAAAATCTGTCCGCTATGGAAGGATTGTGATAGAGTTTCAAACTGGACAACATCACCTTCACTCTGAAAAAGATAATGCCAATAAAAGTTAATAatcatacaattaaacaaatcttACATTAGAAATAAGAATACataaatacaggtaaatacaTGTGTatccaaattaatccaaacaaACATAAAACTGTACTTGCTTCAGTTACTAAGATCAACATGATGTTTCCacaatttttttctgttaaagcTGTATTTGTTAGAAATTCAATACAATTAACAGTATAAATTTTTTTTGATGGTTCTCATTTTATACAACTAACCTTAGCATACTAATGTATAATGTAAACTCTAGAATTACCTTTCCAAGATCAGCACTAGGTAACTGTATATGATAAATCTGACTTTGGTCTGTACTAGCAACAAGAGTTTCTTCTGATGGACTGATGGCCAAACATGTTATTATTTGCTGTTGAGCCTTAGTAGCATAAGAACTGAAATTATCTTGTGgaatctgtaaaaaaatatttcaattttcctGTTAGAATTATTTAGAACCatttactgaataaaaataagGAATGGCACGGAACAAGTTTCTCATTAAGATAAACACACACATTTtgcaatacaaatatttaaatatttaaacataaaattataataaaacaaaaaaaaaattaattataattttgtagttttaataaaattattttttttgcatttatatgAATTATATTTTCTGAGGATGAATACCTTAATTTGTTTGGACTTTTTGAACAAATCTTTATCATCTGTCTTTTCATATAGATGTACAGTTCCAGGACCGCAGGCACAGGCAAATCCTTTAGAGTAGGCAACTATTGCAGTAACTTGTGGAATGGTTACAATGCTGGAATCATCATCTGCCTGCTTCCTAAAACAGTTAAATCATTACATGTACAATGGCTGCCACAAAATCAGAATGCTCTTTAGTGAGTTATAGATCTTTATAAACATGAAGGTAACTGTTTTTCTTTCATGGTTTGGGGCCTTCTTGgtcatttgtttttaaacataaataatggTCTCAcataattcaaatttttttttttttacatacatgtatttaaatacaTATCGTTAAatcgtacatgtacatgttcataTAAGGCATGTCCAGATAAATTATTGCATCataatttatacatttgtatatatgtcAGTAGCTGTTAACCATATAATGGATTGCACTTTTCATAGTTCAATTAAAAATCATTAAtgcttttgatatattttaaaaactgtcATTAGAGTAAATGAATGATAGCAGTAAATATTTGGTTCAATGATATATACTGGTTTATGGTTACATCTTCAATTGTAACaacaatatatacaattaaagGCAATAGTGTACAAAAACCTACCTTTGTATGTGTTAACAAAACATATGGAAAATTATAATTTAACTAAAGAGCATTTAAGATTCTATCGATTCCtatcaataatttataaaataccaTGCAGAGTTTGATGAACTTTTAAAGTAAAACCTACTTGTCTTGGAGTGATGCTCCGATGTTGAATTCGTTTTTTATTTCTCCATTTTCAAACAACAGCAATTTTCCAGTATCAGTTCCAACCACAACTCTTTCCTCCGACACCCAAGCATGACATAAGAAATTCTGTGGTTCCATCTTTTGGAAATTGAAAGCTTTGAGGTTACCCTCACTATAGCGGAAGTTTCTAAATATTCCATTGCCAACTACACACAGTTGTGTATTATCCTGTGGGTTGAAGCTAGCCTGAAAGGGTAATAAAGTATGacttattgcaaaatatttttaaaagatttaaagaataattaacaatacatttttataccaatttttttaatatatttaaaggtTCCAACGAAATATTAATATAGATATGAGACTTGAGTAGAGGTCATTCATGGTACAATTGATTTGGTAAAGAATAGGATATTAAAGGGAAATTCCCATTTTTTTCACAATGTTATTAACAATATTAAAtactgtatttaatttttaaaactaaaccTTCTATGTTACAAACCTTGCAAAGAAAACCTAATCAATTCtgttaatattgtaaaatttgggtcttttttaataaatacttggtacatgtatataattattgtAGCCTCTTTCCCTTAACTTAAATTTAGAATGCTGCCAGCTGCTACTTCAAATTtcttaataataattaataagaattgatagatataggaagatgtggtatgagtgccaatgagacattactctccgtccaaataacaatttataaaagtaaaccattataggtcaatgtacaacCATAATAAGAATTGAGTTTAAATAACACAGCCCTGTAcaactgaatatttttttaactaccaTTTCATGACAGATTCTATGTGTAAAAACTTTGCTAAAATATCTAATTATCAAGACGCCTAACAAATTGAAATTTCACTCTttccaaatacatgtatataaaatttcCATACAGCATGTTGATGAGGGTCAAGTTAAAACACAGTGATTATAAATACCTGATAAACTGGATTATTGGTTTGTGGATTGGTTGTCTTTGTTGAAGCCAAAACTTTAGATTTCTCCCAGGTGTAATACAGTAAGGTGTAATCTGGTTTCCCTGTCAGTGCAATCAGATATTTTGAATCAGGCGAAAATGCAAGACTGACATATTCAGTGGCTTTGATATCTGGTGGTTGCACTAAAGATCTCTTCTTTCTGTTATTATGCAAGTCATAAATGTTTATTACAAGTTTTTCTCCCTTTTCAGCTATGGCAACATATCTTCTGTTTGGACCTATTGCCAATGCTGTCATTCCTTCACTCTTCTCTGTTGGTAAAATGAATTTTTGTGTCTTCTGATCAATGTTGTACATAACACAGTTGGCTCCTGATGGATACACAATTGTCTGTTCATCATGGTAACAAACATTTCCAGCTACGCCTGGTTTCAAACCAAAGATGTGCTTGGCATCAAAGTTGGCTGCTGCCATCTTGACAGATTTCTCAGATTcctgaaaatatcaaataaaaaccaGATGTTTAGCAGGTTACTCTTTATTTCCTGACATGAATATAAACAGAACATTTAgataaaagaaaatgacaaataaCATTTGAACCTTTATActtttcaggatttttataacaACACTTTTAGCATCTACATGTAGATAAATGAATACTGTAACATAATAACATTTCAATTTGCACTGAAGTCTAAATAATACTTCAATATGTTGAAGATTACAAGAGGGTAAAACATCATATCAACAAACACCTTACTAACTTATTCTTTAGCAATTTTTAGTGCCTTTGTTACTTCAAAAAACTGGAATATATAGTATAAATTGTGGATCTGTGACTATATTGAAGTacttacaaaatgtatacatcttATTTTAAGCCTAGAATTGTCATCTGATAATTAATAAAGCTGTGATGATAAAAAGGTGAAAATTTTTCTCTGCTAGATCAAAATCTTTGTTTGAACCTGTCCTGGTTTTCTTGCTACTACCGGAAAAACTATGTGACAATGATAAGACTTAGAAGTATAAATCCTGTGCAAAGTTCATGACATGAGTGACCTTATTATTTTTAGTATTATAAATTTTACAGGCAGAACATCAACTGAGCATGCACGAAAGCATATAAAACACAGACTGATAACAGTCTcaaaaatttgtatatttaaaaaaaaaaaatggtgatttaGGCAGataaaagattgtttcaaagacaaattaatgaagtacaaaacactacatttatct
Encoded here:
- the LOC143064264 gene encoding cilia- and flagella-associated protein 57-like — translated: MAAANFDAKHIFGLKPGVAGNVCYHDEQTIVYPSGANCVMYNIDQKTQKFILPTEKSEGMTALAIGPNRRYVAIAEKGEKLVINIYDLHNNRKKRSLVQPPDIKATEYVSLAFSPDSKYLIALTGKPDYTLLYYTWEKSKVLASTKTTNPQTNNPVYQASFNPQDNTQLCVVGNGIFRNFRYSEGNLKAFNFQKMEPQNFLCHAWVSEERVVVGTDTGKLLLFENGEIKNEFNIGASLQDKKQADDDSSIVTIPQVTAIVAYSKGFACACGPGTVHLYEKTDDKDLFKKSKQIKIPQDNFSSYATKAQQQIITCLAISPSEETLVASTDQSQIYHIQLPSADLGKSEGDVVQFETLSQSFHSGQILGVDICIRKPLIATCSLDKSVRIWNYEKCNLELYKEFPEELFSIALHPSGLYILVGFNDKLRLQNLLIDDIRTFKEFNIRGCRECTFSNGGHLFAAVSNNVIQIFSTTTFEDVATLRGHNGKVRSITFSNDDTKLVSCGMEGAVYEWNIFTSKRIRENVEKACSYTGVSVTADNKTIYTVGTDKRIKELADFEVVRNIPVGDISLTTVALSHSGRMLFGGTARGSVWSFKFPLTMPVDGKPTWEEKPGHGMAITKMKITYDDQFLVTVSEDACVMLWKLRDQEARGVSKRDKDIGWTEEILITKSDLEDKNNQMAELKQRVQELQTENEYQLRLKDMSYNEKIKELTEKFIEEMEALKTKNQVLKTEKDKEEARHEEELTEKLEAHSRELQDLESANNQKLMLEYEKFQDMQAKMNRLQEEYDRRLQEKDDSKERALQELTEYFETRVQDMTAKLEQAHDEAQQAAREYEETKKQIEEDSDREILDIKNKYEMALREEKDKHTKLKGEAGITQKKYEGVQKEIKEQKQQIKTIQQENKKHENTIQNMTKEIENQIKEKQERDDTIQDKERRIYDLKKKNQELEKFKFVLDYKIKELRKQILPREEDIKKMKEQIQEMESELERFNKQNTQLELSIKELTQKLKATDKEMHQERQKVRDVEAVVKRFKTDLHNCVGYIQDPKMLKESIKALYSKHVQEDITESASVDADIQKEYSRQREHLERSVASLRKKLAKDSGIHRADNVRIMQENVSLIKEINDLRRELKIARTTIHDLEAAMGLHSKKAKKDPNSVQTISFKAPSVMAEQELEEKNKIIEMQRMEIRRLREEYDSGGSRPPSRPSSNPKLPPMEVA